The Salegentibacter sp. Hel_I_6 region TCCTATGTTATTACTAATTAGTTTGAGTATTCACGCATTCCTGGAAGGTTTCCCTATGGATGAAGGCGATCATATTCTACACGGAGTTGTAATTCATAAAATTCCGGTAGCCACTATTCTCTCAGTTTTTCTGCTTCATTCTAATTTAAGTAAACTAAAGGTTGGGGTGTTTCTCACCATTTTCGCTTTAATGACGCCCTTAGGAAGTTTTTTTAAATCACAATTTAATCTACTTCAGGAGATTTCAATATATATTAATGCATTGGTGATTGGTATTTTTCTCCATGTTTCTACTACTATTCTATTCGAAGCTTCTAAAAACCATAAATTCAACATTTCTAAACTTGCAGTAATTGTAGGCGGAATTTTACTGGCTTATTTTATTTAATATGTTTAGCAAAGCTGAAAGCAAAAAATTAAGGCAGCAATTCTGGACGAGTTTTGGTATTGTTTTCCGCAGAAAATGGATGCTTTACGATACGGGAATAAAAGAAATTCAACTAAAATTCACTTTTAACCAAAAGATTGCGCAGGTTTCTATAGATGTTTTAGATGAAGCCCCGCTGATTCGGGCCTATTATTTTGAAAAACTACTTTCCCTAAAAAATATCCTCATTTCAGAATATCTATCTGAAGCTATTTTTGAGGAAGAATATGAACTTCCGGAAGAAAAAATAATTTCACGCGTCCATGTTCAACTGGATAACGTGAGCATTCATAATAGAAACCAATGGCCAGAAGCAATGAAATTCCTCAATGACGCTATGGAAAAAATGGAAGCTTTCTTTGTAGAATATAAAGATCTTTTTAGATAAATTTTACGGTATTTTTTAGGGTTTTCACCTAAGCAGTCTTTTATCTTATTTGTTTAAAATAGGATTATGAGAACTGTTAGACTTTTTCCGTTTCAGCATCGTGACGAATTACAAATTGGCATTACTTATAAATTCGATTTTGAACTAAATGAATTCATTAAAAGTATGGAAGGGATGCGCTGGTCACGCACCTATTCGTGTTTTTATTTGCCATATTCAGTCAGCAACAAAAAGCGCATTTATACTGTGTTGAAAAAGATTGGCTGTATTATAGATTATTCGGCTTTAAAAGATCTAAAAACAGAGAATGTAGAAACTTCTAAGGAAGAGCATTCCAAATTAAAAACGCAGCAGCTGGAAATCCTGAAAGAATTTCAGAATTATTTAATTGGGCAACGCTTTAGTAAAAGCACCTTAAAAACCTATACAACTTTTGTTCAGCGATTTATTGAATTTCAAAAAGACAGGTTAGATAGTATTAACAACCGCAGCATTGAGATTTTTATTGAACAGGAAATCGCCGGAAAGAATTACGCCATTAGCACACATCGCCAATGTGTAAGCGCTTTAAAGAATTTTGCTGCTTTGCATCGCTTTCCAGAATTAGAAGCTAACAAAATTGCGAGTCCCAAAAAATATAAATATTTACCGGTGGTATTATCTAAAGAAGAAGTGATAGATCTTCTAAGAGCTACTAGAAATTTGAAACACCGGGCAATTTTTGCTTTGTTGTATTCCTCTGGTCTTAGGGTTGGAGAAGCCATTAGTTTGAACCAAAAAGATATGGATATAGATCGCAAACAAATTACCATACGCGCAGGAAAAGGCCGAAAAGACCGCGTAGTGATTATGGCAGAAAGTTTTATACCGCTACTTCTAAATTACCTAAGCACCTACCAGCCAACAACTTATTTTATAGAAAGTCCACAGGGCGGACCTTACAATTCTTCCAGCATTAGGGCCGCTTTACGTCACGCCTGCAAGCTGGCAAATATCAAAAAGAAAGTAACACCGCATACCTTGCGACATTCTTATGCTACGCATATGTTAGAAAACGGAATAGATTTAAGGCATATACAAAGTTTGCTGGGGCATTCAAAACCAGAAACAACCATGATCTATACCCATGTAACTCAAAAAGAATTAATGAAGATTAAGAGTCCGTTAGATGTTAGCTTAAAAGCCTTATCAAATTCTGATAAAAAGGTTGAAAACGTGCGTTTATCCCGAAATATTTCTGATTAAAAAAGTATATTGTGCCGGATATAACACGTTGTATTGCATTTTTTAAACGAGAGCTTTGATGTTTAAGAAGAAAAAAGAAAGAATCAAGGATATATTAATTGATCACGTTTACGACTTCTGTAATAATGAGATGGTGCAGAAAATGGAAGGAGGTGGAAATTCACTAACTTTTGATGATCCGGTTCATTTAAAAGATCCAGCTACAAAAGCATTAGCAGATTCAATTTCCAATTCAAAAGATTTAAAGTTGCATTATACAACTCGAAATAAAGAGTTTTGTGAAATAATTACAAAACCTGATTACTTACATTCCACTTTAATAAAGAAGCTTTTAGATTCAGGATTTTCAAAAGGTAAAAATCTTCAAAAGAAGGTAGTTCAAGCACAAGAATTTTTAATTTCCAGAAGTTACTTTTCCGAAGGAAATCCAATTAAGTCCAAAGTCAAATTAACGGAGAAAGGAATTAGGCACTATTTAGATGGGAAATCATTTGAAGTAGATTATATAAACAGAAGGAACTCTAATATAGCCATCGTAATTAGTCTTGCTTCAATCCTAATTGCTCTAATTGCCATATTTAAATGATAACACCAATTAATATCCTTATGTCTGGGAAAATAATAGAATTACAACCAGGTATTTATAGCGTTAAAGTTTTGGGTGGATGGAAAGTAAAAACAGGTGACTTTTCATTAGAACTTAGACATATTGATTCGGATTTAAAAATCAAATTAAAAAAGACATTCTGGAGAATTCAATCTTTCGCATTTAAAAGCAGGGCTAAAAAAATTGGTTCTGTTGACATTCCTAAATGGGGAAGTTATTCTGTGCAATTTAAAAATGCTAATCATTTAAAAATCAAAAAATCGAATTTATTCCTAATAAGTAGTTTCCAAAAATTCAAACCAATTGAAGAAATTCAAATCATAATAGGATAATAAAAAACGCAACACAATCGAGTGGATGGCTCCGTCATCAAATGACGGAGTGCACCCCTCACACCACCGTACGTGCGGGTCTCGCATACGGCGGTTCAACAATGAAACTCATCTATTGTAGTATTCGATTAGACTAACATAACCTTTCATTTTTAAGCGTTTTACGGTGATGGTGGTACGCAGAATGGGACTTTGAGCCACTGCCCAGCCGCCCATTCGGGTACGACTCCAGGCATAAGCCTGGTCTGGATTAATTCCCAACCGAATAAGGTTTTTCCGTTTTCGTTCGGGCTTTTTCCAGTGATGCCAAATGCAATATCGTAAACGATTCCTTAACCATTCTTCCAGCTTTTTAAGCTTTCCTAGAATGGATGCCGGTTTGAAGTAGTTTATCCAGCCCCTTAGCAATAAATTGATTCTGTGGATACGTTCTTCAAAGCTTGCAGGAGTGGTCTTTTTGGTAATATATTTAAGTTTAGCCTTAAATGTATCCCATTTTGACGCTTCTGCCACAAGTTGATACTTTGCCTTTTCTCCTTTCTTGTAGGTTGGCACAAAACCAAATCCCAGTACCTGAAAGGTTAAAGGCTTACGTATTCCGCTTTTCTTCCTATTGATTGGAAGCTGGAGTTTATCCCGCAGAAATTTGTAGATACTATTACCTACGCGTTTCGCAGCGGGTTTACTTCAAACGTAAATACTAAAATCATCGGCATATCTCACGTAGCGATGTCCACGCCTTTCCAGTTCTTTATCCAGCTCATTGAGCAGAATATTGGAGAGCAAAGGACTTAAGGGAGAACCTTGTGGGACTCCTTTCCTGCGTTTATGCAACTTGCCGTTAATTTGTATCGGAGCTCTCAAAAATGACCGCAATAACTTTAAAGTAGCCCGGCATTTTACCTTTTTGAATATCAAGTCTAACAGGACATCGTGGGCCACTTCATCAAAGAAGCTCTTTAAATCAATATCGACGATGTTTTGGTAGCCAGAATTGATATTTTCAAGGCTCTGTGCAACGGCCTGATGGGCATTGCGGTTTGGTCTGAACCCATAACTGTACTTTTGGAAGTCTGGCTCAAATACTGGTTGCAAAACCTGATGTAATGCTTGCTGAAATACCCTGTCGACAACCGTGGGAATACCGAGTAAACGTTTCTTCCCGTTGCTTTTTGGTATTTCAACCCCCAGTATTGAAGACACCTGATATTCCCCTCGTTCTATCTGCCGGGCGTATTGTTTACCGTGAGCTTTTAGAATAGATTGGAGTCCTGTTATTTGAACGTTATCTATACCTGCTGCCCCTTTGTTTCGGTACACCTGACGGAAGGCTTGGTTTAGGTTCTTTTTACTTGTTAATTCTTTAATCATTAATACTAAAACAAATTTGTTG contains the following coding sequences:
- a CDS encoding DUF4268 domain-containing protein, which gives rise to MFSKAESKKLRQQFWTSFGIVFRRKWMLYDTGIKEIQLKFTFNQKIAQVSIDVLDEAPLIRAYYFEKLLSLKNILISEYLSEAIFEEEYELPEEKIISRVHVQLDNVSIHNRNQWPEAMKFLNDAMEKMEAFFVEYKDLFR
- the xerA gene encoding site-specific tyrosine recombinase/integron integrase, which translates into the protein MRTVRLFPFQHRDELQIGITYKFDFELNEFIKSMEGMRWSRTYSCFYLPYSVSNKKRIYTVLKKIGCIIDYSALKDLKTENVETSKEEHSKLKTQQLEILKEFQNYLIGQRFSKSTLKTYTTFVQRFIEFQKDRLDSINNRSIEIFIEQEIAGKNYAISTHRQCVSALKNFAALHRFPELEANKIASPKKYKYLPVVLSKEEVIDLLRATRNLKHRAIFALLYSSGLRVGEAISLNQKDMDIDRKQITIRAGKGRKDRVVIMAESFIPLLLNYLSTYQPTTYFIESPQGGPYNSSSIRAALRHACKLANIKKKVTPHTLRHSYATHMLENGIDLRHIQSLLGHSKPETTMIYTHVTQKELMKIKSPLDVSLKALSNSDKKVENVRLSRNISD
- a CDS encoding ZIP family metal transporter, with amino-acid sequence MIYILPLLSVFAGYLIAIFLKPSSSTGFKLLLSFSGAYLLAVTIFELLPEVYLNGTNEVGIFIMLGLLLQIMLEFVSKGVEHGHLHQQEGMKKFPMLLLISLSIHAFLEGFPMDEGDHILHGVVIHKIPVATILSVFLLHSNLSKLKVGVFLTIFALMTPLGSFFKSQFNLLQEISIYINALVIGIFLHVSTTILFEASKNHKFNISKLAVIVGGILLAYFI